One window from the genome of Sphaerotilus microaerophilus encodes:
- a CDS encoding phage late control D family protein, with the protein MSTTEFVELKAESIRLGQLRVPRFELRIDGVSLPRQVLRDVMELTYRDKVEEIDGFELVVANWDGERRRHKYMGSETAASEADQDLHELETLFEPCCKTVTLAMGYVDELHPMLIGNFVTMEPTFAQSTPSTLAVRGLNRLHRMRRAKYDGQWPNSKNAKQLTDSEIAKTFDGLVDPKWRNEGQDARRIPMPVVIDKNAIKDEPRLEYVAQKNEYDIDFLWRRARQRGYVVEVRPPDAENKTEHLYFGPSTKAPAPYRLVWGAGLLDAKVTLTTANQVKKVTVHGWDRKAQKAIAESADWSDPKLKRLNPKLQEIVERCDPREERVVTQPVFSKEHARTLARDLLLGRAQDLVKLSGSVVGSPKLRAGSRVLIEGLGSRISGEYFVTETTHTFNASGYITRFSARREDPDTGMRI; encoded by the coding sequence ATGAGCACGACCGAATTCGTCGAACTCAAGGCCGAGTCGATACGGCTGGGCCAGCTGCGCGTGCCGCGCTTCGAGCTGCGCATCGACGGCGTCAGCCTGCCGCGCCAGGTGCTGCGCGACGTGATGGAGCTGACCTACCGCGACAAGGTCGAGGAGATCGACGGCTTCGAGCTGGTGGTTGCCAACTGGGACGGCGAGCGCCGCCGCCACAAGTACATGGGCTCGGAGACCGCGGCCAGCGAGGCCGACCAGGACCTGCACGAGCTGGAAACGCTGTTCGAGCCCTGCTGCAAGACGGTGACGCTGGCCATGGGCTACGTGGACGAGCTGCACCCGATGCTGATCGGCAACTTCGTCACGATGGAGCCGACCTTCGCGCAGAGCACGCCGTCGACGCTCGCGGTGCGCGGCCTGAACCGCCTGCACCGCATGCGGCGCGCCAAGTACGACGGCCAGTGGCCGAACTCCAAGAACGCGAAGCAGCTCACCGACAGCGAGATCGCGAAGACCTTCGACGGTCTGGTCGATCCGAAGTGGCGCAACGAAGGCCAGGACGCGCGCCGCATCCCGATGCCGGTCGTGATCGACAAGAACGCGATCAAAGACGAGCCGCGCCTGGAGTACGTGGCGCAGAAGAACGAGTACGACATCGACTTCCTGTGGCGGCGCGCGCGCCAGCGCGGCTACGTCGTCGAGGTGCGCCCGCCCGACGCCGAGAACAAGACCGAGCACCTGTACTTCGGCCCCAGCACGAAGGCGCCGGCGCCCTACCGACTGGTCTGGGGCGCCGGCCTGCTGGACGCCAAGGTCACGCTGACCACCGCCAACCAGGTCAAGAAGGTCACGGTGCACGGCTGGGACCGCAAGGCGCAGAAGGCGATCGCGGAAAGCGCCGACTGGAGCGACCCGAAGTTGAAACGCCTGAACCCCAAGCTGCAGGAGATCGTCGAGCGCTGCGACCCGCGCGAAGAGCGCGTGGTGACGCAGCCGGTGTTCAGCAAGGAGCACGCGCGCACGCTCGCCCGCGACCTGCTGCTCGGCCGCGCGCAGGACCTCGTGAAGCTCTCCGGCAGCGTGGTCGGCAGCCCCAAGCTGCGTGCCGGCTCGCGCGTGCTGATCGAGGGCCTGGGCAGCCGCATCTCGGGCGAGTACTTCGTGACCGAGACCACCCACACCTTCAACGCCTCCGGCTACATCACGCGCTTCTCGGCGCGCCGCGAGGACCCGGACACCGGCATGAGGATCTGA
- a CDS encoding phage baseplate assembly protein V, translated as MQHPQNSGITVASVHEVGEGENLGSVRVQLPWEDQPRQQWLAVASPMTGADSGWFVMPVKGDEVLVAFDQQDHDHGYVIGFLWNKQHKPPSDDTRQRIFRSKNGHCIRFIDSPEQNGDKGSIVIEDANHNTIVMCNTHITITHQAGVDIVAPRVTILGRPVRQVGPPI; from the coding sequence ATGCAACACCCCCAGAACAGCGGCATCACCGTCGCGAGCGTGCACGAGGTCGGCGAAGGCGAGAACCTCGGCAGCGTGCGGGTACAGCTGCCGTGGGAAGATCAGCCGCGCCAGCAGTGGCTCGCGGTCGCGTCGCCGATGACCGGCGCCGACAGCGGCTGGTTCGTGATGCCGGTCAAGGGCGACGAGGTGCTGGTGGCCTTTGACCAGCAGGACCACGACCACGGCTACGTGATCGGCTTCCTGTGGAACAAGCAGCACAAGCCGCCGTCGGACGACACGCGCCAGCGCATCTTCCGCTCGAAGAACGGCCATTGCATCCGCTTCATCGATTCGCCCGAGCAGAACGGCGACAAAGGCTCGATCGTGATCGAGGACGCCAACCACAACACGATCGTCATGTGCAACACACACATCACGATCACGCACCAGGCAGGCGTGGACATCGTCGCGCCGCGCGTCACCATCCTCGGCCGGCCGGTGCGCCAGGTCGGGCCGCCGATCTGA
- a CDS encoding GPW/gp25 family protein — protein sequence MSTGLRDFLGRGIAFPLRVDAAGRLASAAGESRVEDSIHLILSTRPGERVMLPNFGCAIHDLVFAPNNAATRARAVDAVRRALTQLEARIDVLDVRADTSAVEPSLLLLRVDYRLRANNAVGNLVYPFFLLEAA from the coding sequence ATGAGCACGGGCCTGCGCGACTTCCTCGGCCGCGGCATCGCCTTCCCGCTGCGCGTGGACGCGGCCGGCCGGCTCGCGAGCGCCGCCGGCGAGTCGCGCGTCGAGGACTCTATCCACCTGATCCTGTCCACCCGCCCCGGCGAGCGCGTGATGCTGCCGAACTTCGGCTGCGCCATCCACGACCTGGTGTTTGCGCCCAACAACGCGGCCACGCGCGCGCGCGCCGTCGACGCGGTGCGGCGCGCGCTGACGCAACTGGAGGCGCGCATCGACGTGCTGGACGTGCGCGCCGACACCAGCGCGGTCGAGCCCAGCCTGCTGCTGCTGCGCGTGGACTACCGCCTGCGCGCCAACAACGCGGTGGGCAACCTGGTCTACCCGTTCTTCCTGCTCGAGGCGGCCTGA
- a CDS encoding putative baseplate assembly protein: MPLSDHLPVIDDRRHADLVAEARARIPRYAPEWTDLNDNEPGIAVVQLLAWLSEMLLFRLGQVPQLNRIKFLELIGTTLEPARAASAEITFGTVADFGAATVIVPPRTQVAAEVPGSPVPVVFETEDALVAISAQLDAVLLDSGAEIADVSAANADGITGFAPFGRSVRSGNALMLGFTSDLAFATGPLDLAFFTRAPAATGRKSTPLVVPGGGAAPQAPATLAWDYWNGSEWIALDVLAEETLAFTRSGHVLLQLPASNAPAGPPATATMGLATGARYWLRVRITAGAYTRAPVLAAVRTNTTRALQAQTVDAELIGRATGLDDQVYRLANAPVLDGSLVLQVDEGPGFETWTEVPDFFASGPEDRHYVLDRSTGEVRFGRGTQLRVPMANPNRPSNLLALSYRFGGGAVGNVPAGAINALRASVPGIDSDAVANLQAAGGGTDEESLEAAEERARQQLKSRERAVTAEDFELHAKGAGAARALALPLSHPDFPGLQVPGVVSVVVVPPSKELDPLADPAPQPTEALLHEVCAELDARRLLTTELYVVAPRYREVVIGATLSCRAGTDTAAVKQRAQAALATWLHPLVGGDDASGWPFGGDLYHSALVQRLLLPGVRRVNDLRVWIDGVEQPACSDVEIAPGVLLSSGAHQLSVVTER; encoded by the coding sequence ATGCCGCTGTCCGACCACCTCCCCGTCATCGACGACCGCCGCCACGCGGACCTGGTCGCCGAGGCACGTGCGCGCATCCCGCGCTACGCGCCCGAGTGGACCGACCTGAACGACAACGAGCCCGGCATCGCGGTCGTGCAGCTGCTCGCGTGGCTGTCCGAGATGCTGCTGTTCCGGCTCGGCCAGGTGCCGCAGCTCAACCGCATCAAGTTCCTCGAACTGATCGGGACCACGCTGGAGCCCGCACGTGCGGCGTCGGCCGAGATCACCTTCGGCACCGTCGCTGACTTCGGCGCCGCGACGGTCATCGTGCCACCGCGCACGCAGGTCGCGGCGGAGGTGCCGGGCTCGCCGGTGCCGGTGGTGTTCGAAACCGAGGACGCGCTGGTGGCGATCAGCGCGCAGCTGGATGCCGTATTGCTCGACAGCGGCGCCGAGATCGCGGATGTCAGCGCGGCCAACGCCGACGGCATCACCGGCTTCGCGCCCTTCGGCCGCAGCGTGCGCTCCGGCAACGCGCTGATGCTGGGCTTCACGTCGGACCTCGCGTTCGCGACCGGGCCGCTGGACCTCGCCTTCTTCACGCGCGCGCCGGCCGCCACCGGCCGCAAGAGCACGCCGCTGGTCGTGCCCGGCGGCGGCGCCGCGCCGCAGGCGCCGGCGACGCTGGCCTGGGACTACTGGAACGGCAGCGAGTGGATCGCGCTCGACGTGCTGGCCGAAGAGACGCTCGCCTTCACGCGCAGCGGCCACGTGCTGTTGCAGCTGCCGGCATCGAACGCGCCGGCCGGCCCGCCGGCCACGGCAACCATGGGCCTGGCCACGGGCGCGCGCTACTGGCTGCGCGTACGCATCACCGCCGGCGCCTACACGCGGGCGCCGGTGCTGGCCGCTGTGCGCACCAACACCACGCGCGCGCTGCAGGCGCAGACGGTCGACGCCGAGCTGATCGGCCGCGCGACTGGGCTCGACGACCAAGTCTACCGGCTAGCCAACGCGCCGGTGCTGGATGGCAGCCTGGTTCTGCAGGTCGACGAGGGCCCGGGCTTCGAGACCTGGACCGAAGTGCCCGACTTCTTCGCGTCGGGGCCCGAGGACCGCCACTACGTGCTGGACCGCAGCACCGGCGAGGTCCGCTTCGGGCGCGGCACGCAGCTGCGCGTGCCGATGGCCAACCCGAACCGGCCGTCCAACCTGCTCGCGTTGTCTTACCGCTTCGGCGGCGGCGCCGTGGGCAACGTGCCGGCCGGCGCGATCAATGCGCTGCGCGCCTCGGTGCCCGGCATCGACAGCGACGCGGTCGCGAACCTGCAGGCCGCCGGCGGCGGCACCGACGAAGAGTCGCTGGAAGCCGCCGAGGAGCGCGCGCGCCAGCAGCTGAAGAGCCGCGAGCGCGCGGTCACCGCCGAGGATTTCGAGCTGCACGCGAAGGGCGCCGGCGCCGCGCGCGCGCTCGCGCTGCCGCTGTCGCACCCCGACTTCCCCGGGCTGCAGGTGCCGGGCGTGGTCAGCGTCGTCGTCGTGCCGCCGTCAAAGGAGCTCGACCCGCTGGCCGATCCGGCGCCGCAGCCGACCGAGGCGCTGCTGCACGAGGTCTGCGCCGAGCTCGACGCGCGCCGCCTGCTGACCACCGAGCTCTACGTCGTCGCGCCGCGCTACCGCGAGGTCGTCATCGGCGCCACGCTGTCGTGCCGCGCCGGCACCGACACCGCGGCGGTCAAGCAGCGGGCCCAGGCCGCGCTCGCGACCTGGCTGCACCCCCTGGTCGGCGGCGACGACGCCAGCGGCTGGCCCTTCGGCGGCGACCTGTACCACTCGGCCCTGGTGCAGCGGCTGCTGCTGCCCGGCGTGCGCCGCGTCAACGACCTGCGCGTGTGGATCGACGGCGTCGAGCAGCCGGCGTGCAGCGACGTCGAGATCGCACCGGGCGTGCTGCTGAGCAGCGGCGCGCACCAGCTGTCCGTGGTGACCGAGCGATGA
- a CDS encoding ATP-binding protein encodes MKREELPQAVDVWRRWLDTLVEREMLRLRSRYAPSLDEWRGLHVTHAFVDALLGADGEPDADDAQQIDALTAQACHLAPAVSAEGVGAALAARLQLDDGDLALLLLALAPDLDPRYEAFYAYLNDDISRRLVTVDLARRLLDDVGDLLARVSPPSRLVDAGVLEVLEPPEPRSRWRRELRAREPVLQFALGLPLADPAWQRDAQWTAAPAGAERTAAEPLVHVHGDDPEDRREAAAAWAAARGLALLRMPLPVATAHARSLLLSARLADAALMVEAEDGPAPALLRDLEALAGRGVPLLLSTEPSSPSAAWLAAWPHLRLSAEPPAPEARQALWQQSLARQGLAIDEGTLASLAARHPLPAARIRAAAASAAWALLPDDDAATLAALLEDEAQARAHQALSRVARRVERQHGWSDLVLNEVTLRQLREVADAVRVRDRVYGDWGLGARSGRSAGLTALFCGASGTGKTMAAAVVAAAAGLPMYRVDLAAVVSKYIGETEQNLDRVFRAAERSSAVLLFDEADALLGRRSEVKDAHDRYANLEVAYLLQKLEEHAGVVLLASNLPKNLDSAFARRMHYTVEFARPASPLRERLWRGMLPPALPRSDDIDFAWLAERFEVTGGEIQAATLDAAFLAAAADEPLGMRHLLHALARRQAQQGQSVGHGRYAR; translated from the coding sequence ATGAAACGCGAGGAACTGCCCCAGGCGGTCGACGTGTGGCGTCGCTGGCTCGACACGCTCGTCGAGCGCGAGATGTTGCGCCTGCGCTCTCGCTACGCGCCGTCGCTCGACGAGTGGCGCGGGCTGCACGTGACGCACGCCTTCGTCGACGCGCTGCTCGGCGCCGACGGCGAGCCCGACGCCGACGACGCGCAGCAGATCGACGCGCTGACCGCTCAGGCGTGCCATCTCGCGCCCGCGGTCTCCGCCGAGGGCGTGGGCGCGGCGCTCGCGGCGCGGCTGCAACTCGACGATGGCGATCTCGCGCTGCTGCTGCTCGCGCTGGCGCCGGACCTCGACCCGCGCTACGAAGCCTTCTACGCCTACCTCAACGACGATATCTCGCGCCGACTGGTCACGGTAGACCTCGCGCGCCGCCTGCTCGACGACGTGGGCGACCTGCTGGCGCGCGTGTCGCCGCCATCGCGGCTGGTCGATGCCGGCGTGTTGGAGGTGTTGGAGCCGCCGGAGCCGCGCAGCCGCTGGCGCCGTGAGCTGCGCGCCCGCGAACCGGTGCTGCAGTTCGCGCTCGGCCTACCACTGGCCGACCCTGCGTGGCAGCGCGATGCGCAATGGACCGCAGCGCCGGCCGGCGCCGAGCGCACCGCGGCCGAGCCTCTGGTGCACGTGCACGGCGACGACCCCGAGGACCGGCGCGAGGCCGCCGCCGCGTGGGCCGCCGCGCGCGGGTTGGCGCTGCTGCGCATGCCGCTGCCGGTGGCCACGGCGCACGCGCGATCGCTGCTTCTGTCTGCGCGGCTCGCGGATGCGGCGCTGATGGTCGAGGCCGAAGACGGCCCCGCGCCCGCGCTGCTGCGCGACCTCGAGGCGCTGGCCGGTCGCGGCGTGCCGCTGCTGCTGTCGACCGAGCCGTCGTCGCCGTCGGCCGCGTGGCTGGCCGCCTGGCCCCACCTACGCCTGTCCGCCGAACCGCCCGCGCCCGAAGCACGGCAGGCGCTGTGGCAGCAGTCGCTGGCGCGGCAGGGTCTGGCGATCGACGAAGGCACGCTGGCCTCGCTCGCGGCGCGGCACCCGCTGCCGGCCGCACGCATCCGCGCCGCCGCCGCGTCGGCAGCGTGGGCGCTGCTGCCCGACGACGACGCCGCGACCCTCGCCGCGCTGCTGGAGGACGAAGCGCAGGCGCGCGCCCACCAGGCGCTGAGCCGCGTCGCGCGCCGCGTCGAGCGCCAGCACGGCTGGTCCGACCTGGTGCTGAACGAGGTCACGCTGCGCCAGCTGCGCGAGGTGGCCGACGCGGTGCGCGTGCGCGACCGCGTCTACGGCGACTGGGGCCTGGGCGCGCGCAGCGGCCGCAGCGCCGGGCTGACAGCGCTGTTCTGCGGCGCGTCGGGCACCGGCAAGACCATGGCCGCCGCGGTCGTGGCGGCCGCGGCCGGCCTGCCGATGTATCGCGTGGATCTGGCCGCGGTGGTGTCCAAGTACATCGGCGAGACCGAGCAGAACCTGGACCGCGTGTTTCGCGCTGCTGAGCGCTCGAGCGCGGTGCTGCTGTTCGACGAAGCCGACGCGCTGCTCGGCCGCCGCTCGGAAGTGAAGGACGCGCACGACCGCTACGCCAACCTTGAGGTCGCCTACCTGCTGCAGAAGCTGGAAGAGCACGCCGGCGTGGTGCTCCTGGCGAGCAACCTGCCGAAGAACCTCGACAGCGCGTTCGCGCGCCGCATGCACTACACGGTGGAATTCGCGCGGCCCGCTTCACCGCTGCGTGAGCGCCTGTGGCGCGGCATGCTGCCGCCGGCCTTGCCGCGCAGCGACGACATCGACTTCGCGTGGCTCGCCGAACGCTTCGAGGTCACCGGCGGGGAGATCCAGGCCGCGACGCTCGACGCCGCCTTCCTCGCGGCCGCCGCCGACGAGCCGCTGGGCATGCGCCATCTGCTGCATGCGCTGGCGCGGCGGCAGGCGCAGCAAGGGCAGTCGGTGGGCCACGGGCGCTACGCGCGCTGA
- a CDS encoding DUF4157 domain-containing protein — MAAADAAQEQATPAPTRPPKAHPGTPNPSALIAADVQGLGDGAPLALALRAPIEQRLGADLSAVRVHTDVRAALARERICVRAFAHGQHVAFGEGQYAPQTAEGRRLIAHELAHTVEQGGAPPRVQGDTGADFTVADMQKLAANIDRQEASSLQSFGTPARDSRLRLDLLPNPKTGIIDNLDGRLEWRFGRFVDPKDKYEDVCPTCHQTGAQAREAKQKRDADEKRRKLEAAWSSMHTAQHNQVLNAQESSLAADLQSSRLAVTQARLALLDAALALPPELGDDLLASPTAVIPPELRTHMLMAAQAEVLVDAYVDAKTGAQGIPWSFYLIRKGFMFELHDITAPLRKDGRSVVHEVGISNINALIMQRHGTQSIDEIDPPKELFDKLNDCDFFPESELYWRFPKSGLPDRMTMTAPKPFYQWLTEIGMLLTLVGGLLVPVLGGPAALALASALVGGAMTIGGSVLKMQDMEAKGMLTAEARRGIWWDIALDYNDWVEKTMRHNVPWGSPPDVALALLVATGQRLREIIRAHRDVLHYGQRILPPDLRRVRVGIAAQD; from the coding sequence ATGGCCGCCGCCGACGCGGCGCAAGAGCAGGCCACGCCCGCGCCCACACGCCCGCCCAAGGCGCACCCCGGCACGCCAAACCCCTCCGCGCTGATCGCGGCCGACGTGCAGGGCCTGGGCGACGGCGCGCCGCTGGCCCTGGCGCTGCGTGCGCCGATCGAGCAGCGCCTCGGCGCCGACCTGTCGGCCGTGCGCGTGCACACCGACGTGCGCGCCGCGCTCGCCCGCGAGCGCATCTGCGTGCGCGCGTTCGCACATGGCCAGCACGTCGCATTCGGCGAGGGCCAATATGCGCCGCAGACCGCCGAGGGCCGGCGCCTGATCGCGCACGAGCTCGCGCACACGGTCGAGCAGGGCGGCGCGCCGCCGCGCGTGCAAGGCGACACCGGCGCCGACTTCACGGTCGCCGACATGCAGAAGCTGGCCGCCAACATCGACCGCCAGGAGGCGAGCAGCCTGCAGTCCTTCGGCACGCCGGCGCGCGACTCGCGCCTGAGGCTCGACCTGCTGCCGAACCCGAAGACCGGCATCATCGACAACCTGGACGGCAGGCTGGAGTGGCGCTTCGGCCGCTTCGTCGATCCGAAGGACAAGTACGAGGACGTCTGCCCGACCTGCCACCAGACCGGTGCGCAAGCGCGCGAGGCGAAGCAGAAGCGCGACGCCGACGAGAAGCGCCGCAAGCTGGAGGCCGCTTGGTCCTCGATGCACACGGCCCAGCACAACCAGGTACTCAACGCGCAGGAATCTTCGCTGGCCGCCGACTTGCAGTCCTCGCGCCTGGCGGTCACGCAGGCACGGCTGGCCCTCTTGGACGCGGCGCTCGCGCTACCGCCCGAGCTGGGCGACGACCTGCTGGCCTCGCCCACCGCGGTCATTCCGCCCGAGCTGCGCACGCACATGCTGATGGCCGCCCAGGCCGAGGTGCTGGTCGACGCCTACGTCGACGCGAAGACCGGCGCGCAGGGCATCCCGTGGAGCTTCTACCTGATCCGCAAAGGCTTCATGTTCGAGTTGCACGACATCACGGCGCCCTTGCGCAAGGACGGCCGCAGCGTGGTGCACGAGGTCGGCATCAGCAACATCAACGCGCTAATCATGCAGCGGCACGGCACGCAGTCGATCGACGAGATCGACCCGCCGAAGGAGCTGTTCGACAAGCTCAACGACTGCGACTTCTTCCCCGAAAGCGAGCTGTACTGGCGCTTCCCGAAGTCGGGCCTGCCGGACCGGATGACGATGACGGCGCCGAAGCCGTTCTACCAGTGGCTGACGGAGATCGGCATGCTGCTGACGCTGGTCGGCGGGCTGCTGGTGCCGGTGCTGGGCGGACCTGCAGCGCTGGCCCTGGCGAGCGCGCTCGTGGGCGGCGCGATGACGATCGGCGGCAGCGTGCTGAAGATGCAGGACATGGAGGCCAAGGGCATGCTGACGGCCGAGGCGCGCCGCGGCATCTGGTGGGACATCGCGCTCGACTACAACGACTGGGTTGAGAAGACGATGCGGCACAACGTGCCCTGGGGCTCGCCGCCGGACGTCGCGCTGGCCCTGCTCGTCGCCACCGGCCAGCGCCTGCGCGAGATCATCCGCGCGCACCGCGACGTGCTGCACTACGGGCAGCGCATCCTGCCGCCTGACCTGCGCCGAGTGCGGGTCGGCATCGCGGCCCAGGACTAA